One Nicotiana tomentosiformis chromosome 4, ASM39032v3, whole genome shotgun sequence genomic window carries:
- the LOC104096267 gene encoding 5-formyltetrahydrofolate cyclo-ligase-like protein COG0212 isoform X1, producing the protein MELHVLRIFSAFPFTSIPKHSRILSKSHFPISLNFSDSPQFSFKVDCQKRNDVVFDDAAYEAERHRLDAEARKAMAETSERETQDQEDPKAWKWVIRKRIWDLMEAQNIAQFPRPVHHRIPNFLGASVAANKLSELEEFKGAKCVKVNPDTPQKQVRFLTLDGGKKLLTPQPRLRTGFFSVLESSMLSPGTIKEACTSAGVAKYGRPIGLDEKIQVDLIVIGSVAVDPRTGARLGKGEGFAELEYGMLRYMGAIDDSTPVVTSVHDEQLVDDIPVNKLLIHDVPVDIICTPTQVIFTNTSIPKPQGIYWEKLSPEKLSQIRILRQLKSKIEQETGQKLPTGPSEKLPPTAQRRR; encoded by the exons ATGGAATTACACGTACTCCGAATTTTCTCTGCATTTCCATTCACTTCTATTCCCAAACACAGCCGAATTCTCTCCAAATCCCACTTCCCTATTTCTCTCAATTTCTCAGATAGTCCACAATTTTCATTCAAAGTGGATTGCCAGAAGAGAAACGACGTAGTTTTTGATGACGCAGCATACGAGGCGGAGCGTCACAGACTCGACGCCGAGGCGCGTAAAGCCATGGCTGAAACCTCCGAAAGAGAGACCCAAGACCAAGAAGATCCGAAAGCTTGGAAATGGGTTATCCGAAAACGGATTTGGGACTTAATGGAAGCCCAAAATATAGCCCAATTCCCAAGGCCCGTTCATCATCGGATACCCAATTTTCTTGGAGCTTCAGTTGCTGCTAATAAG TTGAGTGAATTGGAGGAGTTTAAAGGGGCCAAGTGTGTGAAGGTGAATCCAGATACACCACAAAAGCAAGTCAGGTTTCTCACACTTGATG GAGGGAAGAAGCTTTTGACACCGCAGCCTCGCCTTAGGACAGGTTTTTTCTCTGTACTTGAATCTAGTATGTTATCTCCTGGTACCATTAAGGAGGCCTGCACCTCTGCTGGAGTTGCCAAATATGGACGACCAATTGGATTGGATGAGAAAATACAGGTGGATTTGATTGTTATTGGTTCGGTTGCTGTTGACCCCAGGACAGGTGCAAGACTTGGCAAAGGAGAG GGATTTGCTGAGCTTGAATATGGCATGCTGAGGTACATGGGTGCCATTGATGACTCAACACCAGTTGTCACTTCTG TGCATGATGAACAGCTAGTAGATGACATTCCTGTTAATAAGCTATTGATCCATGATGTGCCTGTTGATATAATATGCACCCCAACCCAGGTCATATTTACAAACACATCCATCCCAAAGCCTCAAG GGATATATTGGGAGAAGCTCTCTCCTGAAAAGCTTAGTCAAATTCGAATACTCAGACAGCTGAAAAGTAAAATTGAACAAGAAACTGGACAAAAGCTTCCAACTGGCCCTTCTGAGAAACTGCCACCTACTGCCCAGCGGCGACGCTGA
- the LOC104096267 gene encoding 5-formyltetrahydrofolate cyclo-ligase-like protein COG0212 isoform X2 — translation MELHVLRIFSAFPFTSIPKHSRILSKSHFPISLNFSDSPQFSFKVDCQKRNDVVFDDAAYEAERHRLDAEARKAMAETSERETQDQEDPKAWKWVIRKRIWDLMEAQNIAQFPRPVHHRIPNFLGASVAANKLSELEEFKGAKCVKVNPDTPQKQVRFLTLDGGKKLLTPQPRLRTGFFSVLESSMLSPGTIKEACTSAGVAKYGRPIGLDEKIQVDLIVIGSVAVDPRTGARLGKGEGFAELEYGMLRYMGAIDDSTPVVTSGIYWEKLSPEKLSQIRILRQLKSKIEQETGQKLPTGPSEKLPPTAQRRR, via the exons ATGGAATTACACGTACTCCGAATTTTCTCTGCATTTCCATTCACTTCTATTCCCAAACACAGCCGAATTCTCTCCAAATCCCACTTCCCTATTTCTCTCAATTTCTCAGATAGTCCACAATTTTCATTCAAAGTGGATTGCCAGAAGAGAAACGACGTAGTTTTTGATGACGCAGCATACGAGGCGGAGCGTCACAGACTCGACGCCGAGGCGCGTAAAGCCATGGCTGAAACCTCCGAAAGAGAGACCCAAGACCAAGAAGATCCGAAAGCTTGGAAATGGGTTATCCGAAAACGGATTTGGGACTTAATGGAAGCCCAAAATATAGCCCAATTCCCAAGGCCCGTTCATCATCGGATACCCAATTTTCTTGGAGCTTCAGTTGCTGCTAATAAG TTGAGTGAATTGGAGGAGTTTAAAGGGGCCAAGTGTGTGAAGGTGAATCCAGATACACCACAAAAGCAAGTCAGGTTTCTCACACTTGATG GAGGGAAGAAGCTTTTGACACCGCAGCCTCGCCTTAGGACAGGTTTTTTCTCTGTACTTGAATCTAGTATGTTATCTCCTGGTACCATTAAGGAGGCCTGCACCTCTGCTGGAGTTGCCAAATATGGACGACCAATTGGATTGGATGAGAAAATACAGGTGGATTTGATTGTTATTGGTTCGGTTGCTGTTGACCCCAGGACAGGTGCAAGACTTGGCAAAGGAGAG GGATTTGCTGAGCTTGAATATGGCATGCTGAGGTACATGGGTGCCATTGATGACTCAACACCAGTTGTCACTTCTG GGATATATTGGGAGAAGCTCTCTCCTGAAAAGCTTAGTCAAATTCGAATACTCAGACAGCTGAAAAGTAAAATTGAACAAGAAACTGGACAAAAGCTTCCAACTGGCCCTTCTGAGAAACTGCCACCTACTGCCCAGCGGCGACGCTGA